A single genomic interval of Phocoena sinus isolate mPhoSin1 chromosome 15, mPhoSin1.pri, whole genome shotgun sequence harbors:
- the CCDC154 gene encoding coiled-coil domain-containing protein 154 isoform X8, with protein MSHEPADSNPSLGTSPPSQPGTITPEDLELLLEEGLASSEPLSLEESSEGYESSCLLSTTSVPEQDTPKHWKQLEQWVADLQAEVVSLRGHKACCERTTLSLLQELLQVHTCLQLQDLELKRLQQAAQAPEKEAFQFPSLQNQNQTQALDKRLVEVWEALTQIRRKQALQDSERKGAEQEASLRLSELTEKLKQEERDREVACGALQKSQEEASQRVGHEVARMQAQMTKLREEMSLRFLKREAKLCSFLQKSFLALEKVSACRRQAIQSPSPQLTAGGVSPQRMKASESARLQAESGLWEELESQWQQLRELDAERTRALQGQRQRQQEECHLLEQCRGLDEAVVQLTEFVCQNQASLSHILLAEQKAWDAKGKLENSRAGELATYLQESLETMQLASELAQQEMYSALELLREKSQALEVSVAELVRQVKDMSDHFLALSWRLDLQEQTLSLRLCEIEAIADTCILHKRDSDFKIPAEAKASFRTK; from the exons ATGAGCCACG AGCCGGCAGACAGCAACCCCTCGTTAGGGACCTCACCACCCTCCCAGCCAGGCACCATCACCCCAGAGGACCTGGAACTCCTCCTGGAGGAAGGGCTGGCCAGCTCCGAGCCCTTGAGTCTGGAGGAGAGCTCGGAGGGGTATGAGTCCAGCTGCCTGCTGTCCACCACTTCTGTCCCAGAGCAGGACACCCCCAAGCACTGGAAGCAGCTGGAGCAGTG GGTGGCTGACCTGCAGGCCGAGGTGGTGTCGCTGCGGGGACACAAGGCCTGCTGTGAGCGTACCACGCTGAGCCTGCTGCAGGAGCTGCTGCAGGTCCACACCTGCTTGCAGCTGCAGGACTTAGAGCTGAAGAGGCTTCAGCAGGCGGCTCAGGCCCCCGAGAAGGAGGCTTTC CAGTTCCCCAGCCTGCAGAACCAGAACCAGACGCAGGCCCTGGACAAGAG GCTGGTGGAGGTCTGGGAGGCCCTGACCCAGATCAGGAGGAAGCAGGCACTCCAGGACTCTGAGCGGAAGGGCGCCGAGCAGGAGGCCAGCCTTAG GTTGTCTGAGCTGACCGAGAAGCTGAAGCAGGAGGAACGGGACCGGGAGGTGGCCTGTGGAGCCCTGCAGAAGAGCCAGGAGGAGGCCAGCCAGAGGGTGGGCCATGAGGTGGCCAGGATGCAG GCCCAGATGACCAAGCTCAGGGAGGAGATGAGCCTCCGCTTTCTCAAGAGGGAGGCCAAGCTATGCAGCTTCCTGCAGAAGAGCTTTCTGGCCCTGGAGAAGGTGAGTGCCTGCCGGCGGCAGGCCATCCagtccccctctccccagctcacgGCGGGCGGGGTCTCCCCACAGAGGATGAAGGCCTCAGAGAGCGCACGGCTGCAGGCGGAGAGCGGCCTATGGGAGGAGCTGGAGAGCCAGTGGCAGCAACTCCGGGAGCTTGACGCAGAGCGCACGCGTGCCctgcaggggcagaggcagaggcag CAGGAAGAGTGCCACCTCCTGGAGCAGTGTCGGGGTCTGGACGAGGCCGTGGTCCAGCTGACCGAGTTCGTGTGTCAGAACCAAGCATCGCTGAGCCACATCCTGCTGGCCGAGCAGAAGGCCTG GGATGCTAAAGGGAAGTTGGAGAACAGCCGGGCCGGGGAGCTGGCTACCTACCTGCAGGAGAGCCTGGAGACCATGCAGCTGGCCAGCGAGCTGGCCCAGCAGGAGATGTACAGTGCCCTGGAGCTG CTCCGAGAAAAGAGCCAGGCCCTGGAGGTGTCCGTGGCTGAGCTGGTCAGGCAGGTGAAGGACATGAGTGACCACTTCCTGGCCCTGAGCTGGAGGCTGGACCTGCAGGAGCAGACGCTGAGCCTGAGGCTGTGCGAG ATAGAGGCCATCGCCGACACGTGCATCCTTCACAAGAGGGACTCAGACTTCAAGATCCCTGCTGAGGCCAAAGCCAG TTTCAGAACCAAATGA
- the CCDC154 gene encoding coiled-coil domain-containing protein 154 isoform X5, translating into MSHEPADSNPSLGTSPPSQPGTITPEDLELLLEEGLASSEPLSLEESSEGYESSCLLSTTSVPEQDTPKHWKQLEQWVADLQAEVVSLRGHKACCERTTLSLLQELLQVHTCLQLQDLELKRLQQAAQAPEKEAFQFPSLQNQNQTQALDKRLVEVWEALTQIRRKQALQDSERKGAEQEASLRLSELTEKLKQEERDREVACGALQKSQEEASQRVGHEVARMQAQMTKLREEMSLRFLKREAKLCSFLQKSFLALEKVSACRRQAIQSPSPQLTAGGVSPQRMKASESARLQAESGLWEELESQWQQLRELDAERTRALQGQRQRQQEECHLLEQCRGLDEAVVQLTEFVCQNQASLSHILLAEQKAWDAKGKLENSRAGELATYLQESLETMQLASELAQQEMYSALELLREKSQALEVSVAELVRQVKDMSDHFLALSWRLDLQEQTLSLRLCEIEAIADTCILHKRDSDFKIPAEAKARWLRWKAVLMKLAAWQRPRAVSEKPLG; encoded by the exons ATGAGCCACG AGCCGGCAGACAGCAACCCCTCGTTAGGGACCTCACCACCCTCCCAGCCAGGCACCATCACCCCAGAGGACCTGGAACTCCTCCTGGAGGAAGGGCTGGCCAGCTCCGAGCCCTTGAGTCTGGAGGAGAGCTCGGAGGGGTATGAGTCCAGCTGCCTGCTGTCCACCACTTCTGTCCCAGAGCAGGACACCCCCAAGCACTGGAAGCAGCTGGAGCAGTG GGTGGCTGACCTGCAGGCCGAGGTGGTGTCGCTGCGGGGACACAAGGCCTGCTGTGAGCGTACCACGCTGAGCCTGCTGCAGGAGCTGCTGCAGGTCCACACCTGCTTGCAGCTGCAGGACTTAGAGCTGAAGAGGCTTCAGCAGGCGGCTCAGGCCCCCGAGAAGGAGGCTTTC CAGTTCCCCAGCCTGCAGAACCAGAACCAGACGCAGGCCCTGGACAAGAG GCTGGTGGAGGTCTGGGAGGCCCTGACCCAGATCAGGAGGAAGCAGGCACTCCAGGACTCTGAGCGGAAGGGCGCCGAGCAGGAGGCCAGCCTTAG GTTGTCTGAGCTGACCGAGAAGCTGAAGCAGGAGGAACGGGACCGGGAGGTGGCCTGTGGAGCCCTGCAGAAGAGCCAGGAGGAGGCCAGCCAGAGGGTGGGCCATGAGGTGGCCAGGATGCAG GCCCAGATGACCAAGCTCAGGGAGGAGATGAGCCTCCGCTTTCTCAAGAGGGAGGCCAAGCTATGCAGCTTCCTGCAGAAGAGCTTTCTGGCCCTGGAGAAGGTGAGTGCCTGCCGGCGGCAGGCCATCCagtccccctctccccagctcacgGCGGGCGGGGTCTCCCCACAGAGGATGAAGGCCTCAGAGAGCGCACGGCTGCAGGCGGAGAGCGGCCTATGGGAGGAGCTGGAGAGCCAGTGGCAGCAACTCCGGGAGCTTGACGCAGAGCGCACGCGTGCCctgcaggggcagaggcagaggcag CAGGAAGAGTGCCACCTCCTGGAGCAGTGTCGGGGTCTGGACGAGGCCGTGGTCCAGCTGACCGAGTTCGTGTGTCAGAACCAAGCATCGCTGAGCCACATCCTGCTGGCCGAGCAGAAGGCCTG GGATGCTAAAGGGAAGTTGGAGAACAGCCGGGCCGGGGAGCTGGCTACCTACCTGCAGGAGAGCCTGGAGACCATGCAGCTGGCCAGCGAGCTGGCCCAGCAGGAGATGTACAGTGCCCTGGAGCTG CTCCGAGAAAAGAGCCAGGCCCTGGAGGTGTCCGTGGCTGAGCTGGTCAGGCAGGTGAAGGACATGAGTGACCACTTCCTGGCCCTGAGCTGGAGGCTGGACCTGCAGGAGCAGACGCTGAGCCTGAGGCTGTGCGAG ATAGAGGCCATCGCCGACACGTGCATCCTTCACAAGAGGGACTCAGACTTCAAGATCCCTGCTGAGGCCAAAGCCAG GTGGCTGCGGTGGAAGGCGGTCCTCATGAAGCTGGCGGCCTGGCAGAGGCCAAGGGCGGTCTCGGAGAAGCCCCTCGGCTAG
- the CCDC154 gene encoding coiled-coil domain-containing protein 154 isoform X1, with amino-acid sequence MSHEPADSNPSLGTSPPSQPGTITPEDLELLLEEGLASSEPLSLEESSEGYESSCLLSTTSVPEQDTPKHWKQLEQWVADLQAEVVSLRGHKACCERTTLSLLQELLQVHTCLQLQDLELKRLQQAAQAPEKEAFQFPSLQNQNQTQALDKRLVEVWEALTQIRRKQALQDSERKGAEQEASLRLSELTEKLKQEERDREVACGALQKSQEEASQRVGHEVARMQAQMTKLREEMSLRFLKREAKLCSFLQKSFLALEKVSACRRQAIQSPSPQLTAGGVSPQRMKASESARLQAESGLWEELESQWQQLRELDAERTRALQGQRQRQQEECHLLEQCRGLDEAVVQLTEFVCQNQASLSHILLAEQKAWDAKGKLENSRAGELATYLQESLETMQLASELAQQEMYSALELLREKSQALEVSVAELVRQVKDMSDHFLALSWRLDLQEQTLSLRLCEAQSAWGVAEQRWREGLARCREEAEAHLREIEAIADTCILHKRDSDFKIPAEAKARWLRWKAVLMKLAAWQRPRAVSEKPLG; translated from the exons ATGAGCCACG AGCCGGCAGACAGCAACCCCTCGTTAGGGACCTCACCACCCTCCCAGCCAGGCACCATCACCCCAGAGGACCTGGAACTCCTCCTGGAGGAAGGGCTGGCCAGCTCCGAGCCCTTGAGTCTGGAGGAGAGCTCGGAGGGGTATGAGTCCAGCTGCCTGCTGTCCACCACTTCTGTCCCAGAGCAGGACACCCCCAAGCACTGGAAGCAGCTGGAGCAGTG GGTGGCTGACCTGCAGGCCGAGGTGGTGTCGCTGCGGGGACACAAGGCCTGCTGTGAGCGTACCACGCTGAGCCTGCTGCAGGAGCTGCTGCAGGTCCACACCTGCTTGCAGCTGCAGGACTTAGAGCTGAAGAGGCTTCAGCAGGCGGCTCAGGCCCCCGAGAAGGAGGCTTTC CAGTTCCCCAGCCTGCAGAACCAGAACCAGACGCAGGCCCTGGACAAGAG GCTGGTGGAGGTCTGGGAGGCCCTGACCCAGATCAGGAGGAAGCAGGCACTCCAGGACTCTGAGCGGAAGGGCGCCGAGCAGGAGGCCAGCCTTAG GTTGTCTGAGCTGACCGAGAAGCTGAAGCAGGAGGAACGGGACCGGGAGGTGGCCTGTGGAGCCCTGCAGAAGAGCCAGGAGGAGGCCAGCCAGAGGGTGGGCCATGAGGTGGCCAGGATGCAG GCCCAGATGACCAAGCTCAGGGAGGAGATGAGCCTCCGCTTTCTCAAGAGGGAGGCCAAGCTATGCAGCTTCCTGCAGAAGAGCTTTCTGGCCCTGGAGAAGGTGAGTGCCTGCCGGCGGCAGGCCATCCagtccccctctccccagctcacgGCGGGCGGGGTCTCCCCACAGAGGATGAAGGCCTCAGAGAGCGCACGGCTGCAGGCGGAGAGCGGCCTATGGGAGGAGCTGGAGAGCCAGTGGCAGCAACTCCGGGAGCTTGACGCAGAGCGCACGCGTGCCctgcaggggcagaggcagaggcag CAGGAAGAGTGCCACCTCCTGGAGCAGTGTCGGGGTCTGGACGAGGCCGTGGTCCAGCTGACCGAGTTCGTGTGTCAGAACCAAGCATCGCTGAGCCACATCCTGCTGGCCGAGCAGAAGGCCTG GGATGCTAAAGGGAAGTTGGAGAACAGCCGGGCCGGGGAGCTGGCTACCTACCTGCAGGAGAGCCTGGAGACCATGCAGCTGGCCAGCGAGCTGGCCCAGCAGGAGATGTACAGTGCCCTGGAGCTG CTCCGAGAAAAGAGCCAGGCCCTGGAGGTGTCCGTGGCTGAGCTGGTCAGGCAGGTGAAGGACATGAGTGACCACTTCCTGGCCCTGAGCTGGAGGCTGGACCTGCAGGAGCAGACGCTGAGCCTGAGGCTGTGCGAG GCACAGAGTGCATGGGGAGTTGCAGAGCAGCGATGGCGGGAAGGCCTGGCCCGGTGTCGAGAGGAGGCCGAGGCGCACCTACGGGAG ATAGAGGCCATCGCCGACACGTGCATCCTTCACAAGAGGGACTCAGACTTCAAGATCCCTGCTGAGGCCAAAGCCAG GTGGCTGCGGTGGAAGGCGGTCCTCATGAAGCTGGCGGCCTGGCAGAGGCCAAGGGCGGTCTCGGAGAAGCCCCTCGGCTAG
- the CCDC154 gene encoding coiled-coil domain-containing protein 154 isoform X4, giving the protein MSHEPADSNPSLGTSPPSQPGTITPEDLELLLEEGLASSEPLSLEESSEGYESSCLLSTTSVPEQDTPKHWKQLEQWVADLQAEVVSLRGHKACCERTTLSLLQELLQVHTCLQLQDLELKRLQQAAQAPEKEAFQFPSLQNQNQTQALDKRLVEVWEALTQIRRKQALQDSERKGAEQEASLRLSELTEKLKQEERDREVACGALQKSQEEASQRVGHEVARMQAQMTKLREEMSLRFLKREAKLCSFLQKSFLALEKRMKASESARLQAESGLWEELESQWQQLRELDAERTRALQGQRQRQQEECHLLEQCRGLDEAVVQLTEFVCQNQASLSHILLAEQKAWDAKGKLENSRAGELATYLQESLETMQLASELAQQEMYSALELLREKSQALEVSVAELVRQVKDMSDHFLALSWRLDLQEQTLSLRLCEAQSAWGVAEQRWREGLARCREEAEAHLREIEAIADTCILHKRDSDFKIPAEAKARWLRWKAVLMKLAAWQRPRAVSEKPLG; this is encoded by the exons ATGAGCCACG AGCCGGCAGACAGCAACCCCTCGTTAGGGACCTCACCACCCTCCCAGCCAGGCACCATCACCCCAGAGGACCTGGAACTCCTCCTGGAGGAAGGGCTGGCCAGCTCCGAGCCCTTGAGTCTGGAGGAGAGCTCGGAGGGGTATGAGTCCAGCTGCCTGCTGTCCACCACTTCTGTCCCAGAGCAGGACACCCCCAAGCACTGGAAGCAGCTGGAGCAGTG GGTGGCTGACCTGCAGGCCGAGGTGGTGTCGCTGCGGGGACACAAGGCCTGCTGTGAGCGTACCACGCTGAGCCTGCTGCAGGAGCTGCTGCAGGTCCACACCTGCTTGCAGCTGCAGGACTTAGAGCTGAAGAGGCTTCAGCAGGCGGCTCAGGCCCCCGAGAAGGAGGCTTTC CAGTTCCCCAGCCTGCAGAACCAGAACCAGACGCAGGCCCTGGACAAGAG GCTGGTGGAGGTCTGGGAGGCCCTGACCCAGATCAGGAGGAAGCAGGCACTCCAGGACTCTGAGCGGAAGGGCGCCGAGCAGGAGGCCAGCCTTAG GTTGTCTGAGCTGACCGAGAAGCTGAAGCAGGAGGAACGGGACCGGGAGGTGGCCTGTGGAGCCCTGCAGAAGAGCCAGGAGGAGGCCAGCCAGAGGGTGGGCCATGAGGTGGCCAGGATGCAG GCCCAGATGACCAAGCTCAGGGAGGAGATGAGCCTCCGCTTTCTCAAGAGGGAGGCCAAGCTATGCAGCTTCCTGCAGAAGAGCTTTCTGGCCCTGGAGAAG AGGATGAAGGCCTCAGAGAGCGCACGGCTGCAGGCGGAGAGCGGCCTATGGGAGGAGCTGGAGAGCCAGTGGCAGCAACTCCGGGAGCTTGACGCAGAGCGCACGCGTGCCctgcaggggcagaggcagaggcag CAGGAAGAGTGCCACCTCCTGGAGCAGTGTCGGGGTCTGGACGAGGCCGTGGTCCAGCTGACCGAGTTCGTGTGTCAGAACCAAGCATCGCTGAGCCACATCCTGCTGGCCGAGCAGAAGGCCTG GGATGCTAAAGGGAAGTTGGAGAACAGCCGGGCCGGGGAGCTGGCTACCTACCTGCAGGAGAGCCTGGAGACCATGCAGCTGGCCAGCGAGCTGGCCCAGCAGGAGATGTACAGTGCCCTGGAGCTG CTCCGAGAAAAGAGCCAGGCCCTGGAGGTGTCCGTGGCTGAGCTGGTCAGGCAGGTGAAGGACATGAGTGACCACTTCCTGGCCCTGAGCTGGAGGCTGGACCTGCAGGAGCAGACGCTGAGCCTGAGGCTGTGCGAG GCACAGAGTGCATGGGGAGTTGCAGAGCAGCGATGGCGGGAAGGCCTGGCCCGGTGTCGAGAGGAGGCCGAGGCGCACCTACGGGAG ATAGAGGCCATCGCCGACACGTGCATCCTTCACAAGAGGGACTCAGACTTCAAGATCCCTGCTGAGGCCAAAGCCAG GTGGCTGCGGTGGAAGGCGGTCCTCATGAAGCTGGCGGCCTGGCAGAGGCCAAGGGCGGTCTCGGAGAAGCCCCTCGGCTAG
- the CCDC154 gene encoding coiled-coil domain-containing protein 154 isoform X6, whose translation MSHEPADSNPSLGTSPPSQPGTITPEDLELLLEEGLASSEPLSLEESSEGYESSCLLSTTSVPEQDTPKHWKQLEQWVADLQAEVVSLRGHKACCERTTLSLLQELLQVHTCLQLQDLELKRLQQAAQAPEKEAFQFPSLQNQNQTQALDKRLSELTEKLKQEERDREVACGALQKSQEEASQRVGHEVARMQAQMTKLREEMSLRFLKREAKLCSFLQKSFLALEKVSACRRQAIQSPSPQLTAGGVSPQRMKASESARLQAESGLWEELESQWQQLRELDAERTRALQGQRQRQQEECHLLEQCRGLDEAVVQLTEFVCQNQASLSHILLAEQKAWDAKGKLENSRAGELATYLQESLETMQLASELAQQEMYSALELLREKSQALEVSVAELVRQVKDMSDHFLALSWRLDLQEQTLSLRLCEAQSAWGVAEQRWREGLARCREEAEAHLREIEAIADTCILHKRDSDFKIPAEAKARWLRWKAVLMKLAAWQRPRAVSEKPLG comes from the exons ATGAGCCACG AGCCGGCAGACAGCAACCCCTCGTTAGGGACCTCACCACCCTCCCAGCCAGGCACCATCACCCCAGAGGACCTGGAACTCCTCCTGGAGGAAGGGCTGGCCAGCTCCGAGCCCTTGAGTCTGGAGGAGAGCTCGGAGGGGTATGAGTCCAGCTGCCTGCTGTCCACCACTTCTGTCCCAGAGCAGGACACCCCCAAGCACTGGAAGCAGCTGGAGCAGTG GGTGGCTGACCTGCAGGCCGAGGTGGTGTCGCTGCGGGGACACAAGGCCTGCTGTGAGCGTACCACGCTGAGCCTGCTGCAGGAGCTGCTGCAGGTCCACACCTGCTTGCAGCTGCAGGACTTAGAGCTGAAGAGGCTTCAGCAGGCGGCTCAGGCCCCCGAGAAGGAGGCTTTC CAGTTCCCCAGCCTGCAGAACCAGAACCAGACGCAGGCCCTGGACAAGAG GTTGTCTGAGCTGACCGAGAAGCTGAAGCAGGAGGAACGGGACCGGGAGGTGGCCTGTGGAGCCCTGCAGAAGAGCCAGGAGGAGGCCAGCCAGAGGGTGGGCCATGAGGTGGCCAGGATGCAG GCCCAGATGACCAAGCTCAGGGAGGAGATGAGCCTCCGCTTTCTCAAGAGGGAGGCCAAGCTATGCAGCTTCCTGCAGAAGAGCTTTCTGGCCCTGGAGAAGGTGAGTGCCTGCCGGCGGCAGGCCATCCagtccccctctccccagctcacgGCGGGCGGGGTCTCCCCACAGAGGATGAAGGCCTCAGAGAGCGCACGGCTGCAGGCGGAGAGCGGCCTATGGGAGGAGCTGGAGAGCCAGTGGCAGCAACTCCGGGAGCTTGACGCAGAGCGCACGCGTGCCctgcaggggcagaggcagaggcag CAGGAAGAGTGCCACCTCCTGGAGCAGTGTCGGGGTCTGGACGAGGCCGTGGTCCAGCTGACCGAGTTCGTGTGTCAGAACCAAGCATCGCTGAGCCACATCCTGCTGGCCGAGCAGAAGGCCTG GGATGCTAAAGGGAAGTTGGAGAACAGCCGGGCCGGGGAGCTGGCTACCTACCTGCAGGAGAGCCTGGAGACCATGCAGCTGGCCAGCGAGCTGGCCCAGCAGGAGATGTACAGTGCCCTGGAGCTG CTCCGAGAAAAGAGCCAGGCCCTGGAGGTGTCCGTGGCTGAGCTGGTCAGGCAGGTGAAGGACATGAGTGACCACTTCCTGGCCCTGAGCTGGAGGCTGGACCTGCAGGAGCAGACGCTGAGCCTGAGGCTGTGCGAG GCACAGAGTGCATGGGGAGTTGCAGAGCAGCGATGGCGGGAAGGCCTGGCCCGGTGTCGAGAGGAGGCCGAGGCGCACCTACGGGAG ATAGAGGCCATCGCCGACACGTGCATCCTTCACAAGAGGGACTCAGACTTCAAGATCCCTGCTGAGGCCAAAGCCAG GTGGCTGCGGTGGAAGGCGGTCCTCATGAAGCTGGCGGCCTGGCAGAGGCCAAGGGCGGTCTCGGAGAAGCCCCTCGGCTAG
- the CCDC154 gene encoding coiled-coil domain-containing protein 154 isoform X3, which translates to MSHEPADSNPSLGTSPPSQPGTITPEDLELLLEEGLASSEPLSLEESSEGYESSCLLSTTSVPEQDTPKHWKQLEQWVADLQAEVVSLRGHKACCERTTLSLLQELLQVHTCLQLQDLELKRLQQAAQAPEKEAFQFPSLQNQNQTQALDKRLVEVWEALTQIRRKQALQDSERKGAEQEASLRLSELTEKLKQEERDREVACGALQKSQEEASQRVGHEVARMQAQMTKLREEMSLRFLKREAKLCSFLQKSFLALEKVSACRRQAIQSPSPQLTAGGVSPQRMKASESARLQAESGLWEELESQWQQLRELDAERTRALQGQRQRQQEECHLLEQCRGLDEAVVQLTEFVCQNQASLSHILLAEQKAWDAKGKLENSRAGELATYLQESLETMQLASELAQQEMYSALELLREKSQALEVSVAELVRQVKDMSDHFLALSWRLDLQEQTLSLRLCEAQSAWGVAEQRWREGLARCREEAEAHLREIEAIADTCILHKRDSDFKIPAEAKASFRTK; encoded by the exons ATGAGCCACG AGCCGGCAGACAGCAACCCCTCGTTAGGGACCTCACCACCCTCCCAGCCAGGCACCATCACCCCAGAGGACCTGGAACTCCTCCTGGAGGAAGGGCTGGCCAGCTCCGAGCCCTTGAGTCTGGAGGAGAGCTCGGAGGGGTATGAGTCCAGCTGCCTGCTGTCCACCACTTCTGTCCCAGAGCAGGACACCCCCAAGCACTGGAAGCAGCTGGAGCAGTG GGTGGCTGACCTGCAGGCCGAGGTGGTGTCGCTGCGGGGACACAAGGCCTGCTGTGAGCGTACCACGCTGAGCCTGCTGCAGGAGCTGCTGCAGGTCCACACCTGCTTGCAGCTGCAGGACTTAGAGCTGAAGAGGCTTCAGCAGGCGGCTCAGGCCCCCGAGAAGGAGGCTTTC CAGTTCCCCAGCCTGCAGAACCAGAACCAGACGCAGGCCCTGGACAAGAG GCTGGTGGAGGTCTGGGAGGCCCTGACCCAGATCAGGAGGAAGCAGGCACTCCAGGACTCTGAGCGGAAGGGCGCCGAGCAGGAGGCCAGCCTTAG GTTGTCTGAGCTGACCGAGAAGCTGAAGCAGGAGGAACGGGACCGGGAGGTGGCCTGTGGAGCCCTGCAGAAGAGCCAGGAGGAGGCCAGCCAGAGGGTGGGCCATGAGGTGGCCAGGATGCAG GCCCAGATGACCAAGCTCAGGGAGGAGATGAGCCTCCGCTTTCTCAAGAGGGAGGCCAAGCTATGCAGCTTCCTGCAGAAGAGCTTTCTGGCCCTGGAGAAGGTGAGTGCCTGCCGGCGGCAGGCCATCCagtccccctctccccagctcacgGCGGGCGGGGTCTCCCCACAGAGGATGAAGGCCTCAGAGAGCGCACGGCTGCAGGCGGAGAGCGGCCTATGGGAGGAGCTGGAGAGCCAGTGGCAGCAACTCCGGGAGCTTGACGCAGAGCGCACGCGTGCCctgcaggggcagaggcagaggcag CAGGAAGAGTGCCACCTCCTGGAGCAGTGTCGGGGTCTGGACGAGGCCGTGGTCCAGCTGACCGAGTTCGTGTGTCAGAACCAAGCATCGCTGAGCCACATCCTGCTGGCCGAGCAGAAGGCCTG GGATGCTAAAGGGAAGTTGGAGAACAGCCGGGCCGGGGAGCTGGCTACCTACCTGCAGGAGAGCCTGGAGACCATGCAGCTGGCCAGCGAGCTGGCCCAGCAGGAGATGTACAGTGCCCTGGAGCTG CTCCGAGAAAAGAGCCAGGCCCTGGAGGTGTCCGTGGCTGAGCTGGTCAGGCAGGTGAAGGACATGAGTGACCACTTCCTGGCCCTGAGCTGGAGGCTGGACCTGCAGGAGCAGACGCTGAGCCTGAGGCTGTGCGAG GCACAGAGTGCATGGGGAGTTGCAGAGCAGCGATGGCGGGAAGGCCTGGCCCGGTGTCGAGAGGAGGCCGAGGCGCACCTACGGGAG ATAGAGGCCATCGCCGACACGTGCATCCTTCACAAGAGGGACTCAGACTTCAAGATCCCTGCTGAGGCCAAAGCCAG TTTCAGAACCAAATGA